One genomic region from Streptomyces sp. NBC_00582 encodes:
- a CDS encoding MarR family winged helix-turn-helix transcriptional regulator has product MSEAPLVPGTVAEHTICLLVKLGQVAFRIAEDGLSATGLRVRHYSVLQALADNGAMPQLALGSFLRIDPATMVTSLDDLERAGYAERTRDPQDRRRYAVDITDAGRKVLADLNRTLVGLDNDILADLGTTERHSLHALLGSLAESPALTSMFDGVREQSGTKKA; this is encoded by the coding sequence ATGTCCGAGGCTCCGCTGGTACCGGGGACAGTGGCCGAACACACCATCTGCCTGCTGGTCAAACTCGGGCAGGTGGCATTCAGGATCGCCGAAGACGGCCTCAGCGCCACCGGCCTGCGCGTGCGCCACTACAGCGTCCTGCAGGCCCTGGCGGACAACGGGGCCATGCCGCAACTGGCGCTCGGCTCGTTCCTGCGCATCGACCCGGCGACGATGGTGACGAGTCTCGACGACCTGGAGCGGGCCGGATACGCCGAGCGGACACGCGATCCCCAGGACCGACGCCGCTACGCCGTCGACATCACCGACGCCGGGCGCAAGGTCCTGGCCGACCTCAACCGCACACTCGTCGGCCTCGACAACGACATCCTCGCCGACCTGGGCACCACTGAACGGCACTCGCTCCACGCGCTGCTGGGCAGCCTCGCCGAGAGTCCCGCCCTCACCTCCATGTTCGATGGCGTCCGCGAGCAGAGCGGCACCAAGAAGGCCTGA
- a CDS encoding acyl-CoA dehydrogenase family protein — protein MTSTPARQSDRLYHELLAPKETQSVRAAVRRIAEHEVAPHAAAIANGDERTDGFPRQVFDALASAGVFRIPFPGEVGGDGLTHPATATAAAIEELAYYSSSVAAVFDVHCILAGNALRQGTEEQQQRWLPKVAAGSVVGAFATTEPDASSDLSPQAVRTEAVRGESGWVLNGHKRWISNSPVAGFVVVLARTGERLSMFIVDTALPGVHVGLADRKMGNRGQLTADIRFTDVHLSDDDLLGGAEGHGLRHALSTLTYGRIGIAAAGVGMAQAAFDHTVAHLSTRHAFGKPVAANQHWQFLLAERATEIDNARTLVTKAALRLDAGNPSPEPEAAMAKYYATRLSVDMARDAVQAFGGLGFARELGADGSPGPVEAIYRDSKIGEIYEGTNEIQKWVIARQIFGRTITG, from the coding sequence TCGCGGAGCACGAGGTGGCTCCGCACGCCGCGGCGATCGCGAACGGCGACGAGCGCACCGACGGCTTCCCCCGGCAGGTGTTCGACGCCCTCGCATCGGCAGGCGTCTTCCGGATCCCCTTCCCCGGCGAGGTCGGCGGCGACGGTCTGACCCACCCGGCGACCGCCACCGCCGCCGCGATCGAGGAACTGGCCTACTACTCCAGCAGCGTCGCGGCCGTCTTCGACGTGCACTGCATCCTGGCGGGCAACGCCCTGCGGCAGGGCACCGAGGAGCAGCAGCAGCGCTGGCTGCCCAAGGTCGCAGCGGGCTCGGTGGTCGGCGCGTTCGCCACCACCGAGCCGGACGCCTCCAGCGACCTGTCCCCGCAGGCGGTCCGGACCGAGGCCGTACGCGGCGAGAGCGGCTGGGTGCTGAACGGCCACAAGCGGTGGATCTCCAACTCGCCCGTCGCCGGGTTCGTCGTGGTTCTCGCCCGCACCGGCGAGCGGCTGAGCATGTTCATCGTCGACACCGCGCTTCCGGGCGTTCACGTCGGCCTCGCCGACCGCAAGATGGGCAACCGCGGCCAGCTCACCGCGGACATCCGCTTCACGGACGTACACCTGTCCGACGACGACCTCCTCGGCGGCGCCGAGGGGCACGGACTGCGCCACGCTCTGTCGACGCTGACCTACGGCCGGATCGGCATCGCGGCCGCCGGGGTCGGCATGGCACAGGCAGCCTTCGACCACACCGTGGCCCACCTGTCGACGCGACACGCCTTCGGCAAGCCGGTGGCCGCCAACCAGCACTGGCAGTTCCTGCTCGCCGAACGGGCCACCGAGATCGACAACGCCCGCACCCTCGTCACCAAGGCCGCCCTGCGCCTGGACGCCGGCAACCCCTCCCCGGAACCCGAGGCCGCGATGGCGAAGTACTACGCCACCAGACTGTCGGTGGACATGGCGCGCGACGCCGTCCAGGCCTTCGGAGGCCTCGGCTTCGCCCGCGAACTCGGTGCCGACGGCAGCCCCGGCCCCGTCGAGGCGATCTACCGGGACAGCAAAATCGGCGAGATCTACGAGGGCACCAACGAGATCCAGAAATGGGTCATCGCCCGGCAGATCTTCGGCCGGACCATCACCGGCTGA